Proteins encoded in a region of the Mycolicibacterium duvalii genome:
- a CDS encoding CaiB/BaiF CoA transferase family protein: MSKPLEGIRVLEVAMYGFVPSAGAVLAEWGADVVKVEHAVTGDPQRGLRQTGLLRVEGDPNPNIEHANRLKRSIGLDMSVPEGREVLLELARRADVFLTSFLPGHRRKFGIDVDDIRAVNPTIIYARGSALGPRGEESVKGGYDMTAFWCRAGTAATITPPGTPGMVGPPGPAYGDTISGTNLAGGITAALLKRERTGEPSIVDVSLLGSGLWALGHTVALTNHLNERMEAFPPGVHGSPINPLVGLYPTADDRYISFVMMQPTKFWADVCRHMELDDLVDDPRFASAESFAEHTAEAAEILTEAMGKRPLAEWSERFATLAGPWAPVQDTLQAAADAQVRANEYLVQAGELELVANPVQFDVSAPTSGPAPGFAEQTDDILVELGLDWDRIIELKTAGAVT; encoded by the coding sequence ATGTCCAAGCCATTGGAGGGGATCCGCGTCCTCGAGGTCGCCATGTACGGCTTCGTCCCGTCGGCCGGCGCCGTGTTGGCCGAATGGGGAGCCGACGTCGTCAAGGTCGAGCATGCCGTGACGGGTGACCCGCAGCGGGGCCTACGTCAGACCGGGTTGCTGCGGGTCGAGGGCGACCCGAACCCGAACATCGAACATGCCAATCGACTCAAGCGCAGTATCGGGCTGGACATGTCGGTGCCCGAGGGCAGGGAGGTCCTGCTCGAACTGGCCCGCCGCGCCGACGTGTTCCTGACCAGCTTCCTGCCCGGCCATCGCCGGAAGTTCGGCATCGACGTCGACGACATCCGCGCGGTCAACCCGACGATCATCTACGCGCGCGGCAGCGCGCTCGGCCCACGCGGCGAGGAGTCGGTCAAGGGCGGCTACGACATGACCGCATTCTGGTGCCGGGCCGGTACGGCCGCCACCATCACCCCGCCGGGCACGCCCGGCATGGTCGGTCCCCCGGGGCCCGCCTATGGGGACACCATTTCGGGCACCAACCTCGCCGGCGGCATCACCGCGGCGCTGCTGAAGCGGGAGCGCACCGGTGAGCCGTCGATTGTCGATGTGTCGCTGCTGGGCAGCGGACTGTGGGCGTTGGGGCACACCGTCGCACTGACCAACCACCTCAACGAGCGGATGGAAGCCTTCCCGCCGGGCGTGCACGGCTCACCGATCAATCCGTTGGTCGGTCTCTATCCGACCGCCGACGACCGCTACATCTCCTTCGTGATGATGCAGCCCACCAAATTCTGGGCCGACGTGTGCAGACACATGGAGCTCGACGATCTGGTCGACGACCCGCGGTTCGCCTCGGCGGAATCGTTCGCCGAGCACACCGCCGAAGCCGCCGAGATCCTCACGGAGGCGATGGGCAAGCGTCCGCTGGCCGAGTGGAGCGAGCGGTTCGCCACCCTGGCGGGGCCGTGGGCTCCTGTGCAGGACACCCTGCAAGCTGCGGCGGACGCGCAGGTGCGCGCAAACGAATACCTGGTGCAGGCGGGCGAACTGGAACTGGTGGCCAACCCGGTCCAGTTCGATGTCTCCGCGCCCACGTCGGGGCCTGCCCCCGGTTTCGCCGAACAGACCGACGACATCCTGGTCGAGCTCGGCCTCGACTGGGACCGCATCATCGAGCTGAAGACGGCCGGCGCCGTCACCTGA
- a CDS encoding MlaE family ABC transporter permease produces the protein MAAKGPERWSTGIALPNGLSGAMQAVGGFFSMALDAVRFIFVRPFQWREFLEQCWFVARVAMAPTLLVAIPFTVLVSFTLNILLRELGAADLSGAGAAFGAVTQVGPLVTVLIVAGAGATAMCADLGSRTIREEIDAMEVLGINPVQRLVTPRMLAAGLVALLLNSLVVIIGILGGYFFSVFVQDVNPGAFAAGITLLTGVPEVIISCVKAALFGLIAGLVACYRGLTITGGGAKAVGNAVNETVVYAFMALFVINVVVTAIGIRMTTG, from the coding sequence ATGGCGGCTAAAGGGCCGGAGCGTTGGTCGACGGGCATCGCGCTGCCGAACGGACTCTCGGGGGCGATGCAGGCTGTCGGTGGCTTCTTTTCGATGGCGCTGGACGCGGTGCGGTTCATTTTCGTGCGGCCGTTTCAGTGGCGGGAGTTTTTGGAGCAGTGCTGGTTCGTGGCGCGGGTGGCGATGGCTCCGACGCTGTTGGTGGCGATTCCGTTCACCGTGCTGGTGTCGTTCACGTTGAACATTCTGCTGCGCGAATTGGGCGCGGCCGATTTGTCGGGCGCGGGCGCGGCTTTCGGCGCGGTGACCCAGGTGGGGCCGTTGGTGACGGTGTTGATCGTTGCGGGTGCGGGGGCCACGGCGATGTGCGCGGATCTGGGATCGCGCACGATCCGTGAGGAGATCGACGCGATGGAAGTGCTGGGCATCAACCCGGTGCAGCGTCTGGTGACGCCGCGGATGCTGGCAGCCGGCCTGGTCGCCTTGCTGTTGAACAGTCTGGTGGTGATCATCGGCATCCTGGGCGGTTACTTCTTCTCGGTGTTCGTCCAGGACGTCAATCCGGGGGCATTCGCCGCGGGTATCACGCTGTTGACCGGGGTGCCTGAGGTGATCATCTCGTGTGTGAAGGCCGCCCTGTTCGGGCTGATCGCCGGCCTGGTGGCGTGTTATCGCGGTCTGACGATCACCGGCGGTGGCGCAAAGGCGGTCGGTAACGCGGTCAACGAGACGGTGGTGTACGCGTTCATGGCGCTGTTCGTGATCAACGTGGTGGTTACCGCCATCGGCATCCGGATGACGACGGGCTAG
- a CDS encoding thiolase C-terminal domain-containing protein codes for MRRAAIVGAGMTPFGEHFALGIKDLIPMAYSTCAATVDKGLAKTDLQAAWIGAMGTADGFPSGILADTLGLVELPVSRVENSCATGHDAIRNALFAVGSGACDVVLVIGADKLRDTTSAGMLWEWEAMVRDMAWDYPLGLVAPAGFALHVRRYLHESPATEEHLAMVAVKNHRHGVNNPKARLRFEITMEQALNAPTVVTPFRLYDCAPQSDGAAAVVIAAEDVVDRFTDRPVWIRGVGLGLDSVMHQHKPDMVSFPATARAAKQAYAMAELSPADVDVAEVYDFLTGIELMSYEDLGFAERLGAYKLLEAEVTTVGGALPVNPSGGLKSKGHPPGATGVAQCVELFQQLRGEAANQVDNARIGLAHTIGGPTAVSAVTILEGPGGPR; via the coding sequence ATGAGGCGGGCCGCGATCGTCGGCGCAGGAATGACGCCGTTCGGCGAGCATTTCGCACTCGGCATCAAGGATCTGATCCCGATGGCGTATTCGACGTGTGCCGCAACGGTCGACAAGGGCCTGGCGAAGACGGATCTGCAGGCCGCCTGGATCGGCGCGATGGGCACCGCCGACGGCTTTCCCTCCGGGATTCTCGCCGACACGCTCGGCCTGGTCGAGTTGCCGGTGAGCCGGGTGGAGAACTCCTGCGCCACCGGACACGACGCCATCCGCAACGCACTGTTCGCGGTCGGCTCGGGAGCGTGCGACGTCGTCCTGGTGATCGGCGCGGACAAGCTACGGGACACCACGTCGGCCGGAATGCTGTGGGAATGGGAGGCCATGGTGCGCGACATGGCTTGGGACTACCCGCTGGGCCTGGTCGCCCCGGCTGGGTTCGCTCTGCATGTTCGCCGATATCTCCACGAATCTCCGGCAACTGAAGAACACTTAGCCATGGTGGCGGTGAAGAACCACCGCCACGGCGTCAACAACCCGAAGGCGCGGCTGCGCTTTGAGATCACGATGGAGCAGGCACTGAACGCACCGACGGTGGTGACCCCGTTCCGTTTGTACGACTGCGCGCCGCAGAGTGACGGTGCCGCAGCGGTCGTCATCGCGGCCGAGGACGTCGTCGACCGGTTCACCGACCGCCCGGTGTGGATCCGCGGTGTCGGGCTCGGTCTGGACTCAGTCATGCACCAGCACAAGCCGGACATGGTCAGCTTTCCGGCGACGGCGCGCGCGGCCAAGCAGGCCTACGCGATGGCGGAGCTGTCACCGGCCGATGTCGATGTCGCCGAGGTGTATGACTTTCTGACCGGCATCGAGCTGATGAGCTATGAGGACCTCGGATTCGCCGAACGGTTGGGGGCCTACAAGCTTCTCGAAGCGGAGGTGACCACGGTCGGTGGCGCACTACCCGTGAATCCCAGCGGCGGTTTGAAGTCCAAAGGTCACCCGCCGGGGGCCACCGGTGTGGCACAGTGCGTCGAGTTGTTTCAACAACTGCGTGGCGAGGCCGCCAATCAGGTCGACAATGCGCGAATCGGATTGGCGCACACGATCGGCGGCCCGACGGCGGTGTCGGCAGTGACGATCTTAGAAGGACCAGGAGGGCCTCGCTGA
- a CDS encoding MlaE family ABC transporter permease — protein sequence MGTSTVLRSRFPRLIKNANRPVDWLSRIGDHTLFYGRALAGTPHAAVHFRKEIIRLIAEISMGAGTLAMIGGTVVIVGFLTLAAGGTLAIQGYSSLGDIGIEALTGFLAAFINVRIAAPVVAGIGLAATFGAGVTAQLGAMRINEEIDALESMGIRPVEYLVSTRIVAGMVAITPLYSIAVILSFLASQFTTVVLFGQSGGLYNHYFDTFLNPIDLLWSFLQAILMAIAILLVHTYFGYFASGGPSGVGAAVGNAVRTSLVVVVSVTLLVSLSIYGSNGNFNLSG from the coding sequence ATGGGTACCTCCACGGTGTTGCGGTCGCGGTTCCCGCGGCTGATCAAGAACGCCAACCGTCCGGTGGACTGGTTGTCGCGCATCGGTGATCACACGTTGTTCTACGGCCGGGCGCTGGCCGGGACTCCGCACGCGGCGGTGCACTTTCGCAAGGAGATCATCCGCCTGATCGCCGAGATCTCGATGGGTGCGGGCACGTTGGCGATGATCGGCGGCACCGTGGTGATCGTCGGGTTTCTGACGCTGGCCGCCGGTGGGACGTTGGCGATCCAGGGTTATTCGTCGCTGGGAGATATCGGGATCGAGGCGCTGACCGGCTTTTTGGCGGCGTTCATCAACGTGCGCATCGCCGCGCCGGTGGTGGCCGGGATCGGGTTGGCGGCGACCTTCGGGGCCGGAGTCACTGCGCAGCTGGGGGCGATGCGGATCAACGAGGAGATCGACGCGCTGGAGTCGATGGGGATCCGGCCGGTGGAGTATCTGGTCTCGACGCGGATCGTGGCCGGCATGGTGGCGATCACGCCCTTGTACTCGATCGCGGTGATCCTGTCGTTCTTGGCCTCGCAGTTCACCACGGTGGTGTTGTTCGGTCAGTCCGGCGGCCTCTACAACCACTATTTCGACACGTTCCTCAACCCGATCGACCTGCTGTGGTCGTTCTTGCAGGCCATTCTGATGGCCATCGCGATCCTGTTGGTGCACACCTACTTCGGCTACTTCGCCTCCGGCGGGCCGTCCGGTGTGGGGGCGGCGGTCGGCAACGCGGTACGGACCTCTCTGGTGGTCGTGGTCTCCGTGACCCTGCTGGTGTCACTGTCGATCTACGGCTCCAACGGCAACTTCAACCTGTCGGGCTAG
- a CDS encoding OB-fold domain-containing protein gives MPFVTSIGTYLPCWGSPLHRVAGDDEDVVTMAVEAGRAALTGGVAVERVVLVSRDLPLLESSNAAVLLAGLGLDPELEVDERLGGAPATVDAVSSARPRTLIIGADLQPAGAAAIVTAERGLQVRTAARVARSLPVRTRDATGDIHDYGDPRLLHERGLIASLAAAWLDTPVAIAGVEHQRATELCLGDPPALPTSGASASLFALAGLAERGVSGPLVAVEQAILSGLTVTGGVAQIQRREPEPRPVPQGKLVADGDIPISLAAYERAFEAKVRWEAGRFAGSDELDFPPRFRVNTDGALSTDYELVALPRTGTVYTETTVHLPVPGLRTPYSLVIVELDDVEVRALVKVTGVPPGTVDIGDRGRLALRRIAVRSGVPDYGYAFEPETSAA, from the coding sequence ATGCCCTTCGTCACGTCCATCGGCACCTACCTGCCGTGCTGGGGTTCGCCTCTGCACCGGGTGGCCGGTGACGACGAAGACGTCGTCACGATGGCCGTGGAGGCCGGGCGGGCGGCCCTGACCGGCGGCGTCGCGGTGGAGCGGGTGGTGCTGGTCAGCCGCGACCTGCCGCTGCTGGAGAGCAGCAATGCGGCAGTACTGCTCGCCGGTCTCGGGCTGGATCCCGAACTGGAGGTCGACGAAAGGCTCGGCGGTGCTCCGGCCACCGTCGACGCGGTCAGTTCGGCGCGTCCGCGGACGTTGATCATCGGGGCCGACCTGCAGCCGGCCGGTGCAGCGGCGATCGTGACGGCCGAACGCGGCCTGCAGGTGCGCACCGCGGCGCGGGTCGCGCGCAGCCTGCCGGTCCGCACCCGCGACGCCACCGGTGACATCCACGATTACGGCGATCCCCGGCTGCTGCACGAGCGGGGCCTGATCGCGTCGCTGGCTGCGGCCTGGCTGGACACTCCGGTCGCGATCGCCGGCGTCGAGCACCAGCGCGCCACCGAGTTGTGCCTCGGTGATCCGCCGGCGTTGCCGACCTCGGGTGCGAGTGCCAGCCTGTTCGCCCTGGCCGGTCTGGCCGAGCGTGGGGTGTCGGGTCCGCTGGTCGCGGTGGAACAGGCGATCCTGTCCGGGCTCACCGTGACCGGCGGAGTGGCACAGATTCAGCGTCGCGAGCCCGAGCCGCGTCCGGTGCCCCAGGGGAAACTCGTCGCCGACGGAGACATCCCGATCTCGCTGGCGGCCTACGAGCGCGCGTTCGAGGCCAAGGTCCGCTGGGAAGCCGGGCGATTCGCCGGCTCCGACGAGCTGGACTTTCCGCCCCGCTTCCGGGTGAACACGGACGGTGCGCTGTCCACCGACTACGAACTGGTGGCGCTGCCGCGTACCGGGACGGTGTACACCGAGACCACGGTGCACCTGCCGGTGCCCGGCCTGCGGACGCCGTACTCGCTGGTCATCGTCGAGCTCGACGATGTCGAGGTGCGCGCGCTGGTCAAGGTGACCGGGGTGCCGCCGGGAACGGTCGACATCGGCGACCGTGGCCGGCTCGCGCTCCGTCGGATCGCGGTGCGCTCGGGCGTTCCGGACTACGGTTACGCGTTCGAGCCGGAAACGAGCGCGGCATGA